The proteins below are encoded in one region of Pseudoduganella armeniaca:
- a CDS encoding VOC family protein, protein MIHHLGIVVSDFVRSKALYDACLAPLGIHRTETDMDWAIYAPDNGHPFLWLGSEVPTYWSAGKQAGNAPIHLAFCAPDRAAVDAFYRAAMELGAEDHGPPGIRVSYANFYSAYILDYDGNNIEATLRED, encoded by the coding sequence ATGATTCACCATCTGGGTATCGTGGTCAGCGATTTTGTGCGCAGCAAGGCGTTATATGACGCTTGCCTGGCGCCATTGGGTATTCACCGTACTGAAACCGACATGGACTGGGCCATTTATGCGCCCGACAACGGCCATCCCTTCTTGTGGCTGGGTTCCGAAGTACCCACATATTGGTCTGCCGGAAAACAGGCGGGCAACGCTCCCATTCACCTTGCTTTTTGCGCTCCCGACCGTGCCGCGGTCGACGCGTTTTATCGCGCCGCAATGGAACTGGGTGCCGAGGATCATGGTCCCCCGGGCATCCGCGTCAGCTACGCCAATTTCTACAGCGCCTACATCCTGGATTACGACGGCAATAACATCGAGGCCACGCTGCGCGAGGACTGA
- the speD gene encoding adenosylmethionine decarboxylase, whose amino-acid sequence MTLPLSFRAEGTHLLANLSGVDPAKLMDCTHIEALLRTAATAAGATILHSHFHAFGAGQGITGVVLLAESHISIHTWPEQRFAAVDIFMCGNSRPEEALAVVRAAFMPADCQVQTVRRMPVPFILAEH is encoded by the coding sequence ATGACTTTACCGCTGTCGTTTCGCGCCGAGGGCACCCATCTGCTGGCTAATTTATCCGGCGTGGACCCGGCCAAGTTAATGGATTGCACGCATATCGAGGCCTTGTTGCGCACGGCCGCGACGGCCGCCGGCGCCACGATCCTGCACAGCCATTTTCATGCCTTCGGCGCCGGCCAGGGCATTACCGGTGTCGTGCTGCTGGCGGAATCGCATATATCGATTCATACGTGGCCGGAACAGCGTTTCGCCGCCGTCGATATTTTTATGTGCGGCAATTCCCGACCGGAAGAGGCTTTGGCGGTGGTGCGGGCCGCGTTCATGCCGGCAGATTGCCAAGTGCAAACGGTACGGCGCATGCCGGTGCCGTTTATTCTCGCTGAGCATTAA